CCGACAGTTGAAGGATCAAACTCATTGCCTGATACATAGCTACCGGAATAGCTTCCACCTTCAGGTTCGGCTGTAAATGTAAATGGCTGTGAACCAACACAAACAGGTCCTACATTTTCAAAACTTGTGATTACTGGAGCTACATTGACATAAATTGTCATATAATCTTCATCACTACAGCCATCTTCGTTTGTAATACTATAAGTTATTTCATAATCACCATCTAATCCTTCCGGATCGAAGTAATTACCGGATACGCCAGTACCTGAGAATGTACCGCCAGGATTAGTTACATAAGTGCTTAAGTCAATTGAACCGCCATTATCACAAACTTCATCATAATCATCACTAAAGCTTGCATCAGGTGCAGCATTTACAGTTATTGTAAATTCACATGAGTTTTGGCAATTGGTGTTATCATCATAATAGTAATATGTGATAGTGTGTTCTCCTAATCCGGCATCACCAGGAATGAAATTATCCCCTGAAATACCATCTCCGCTATACCAACCACCACTTGGTGAGGCAACATCCAACTCAATCCAATCATCATTTATACATACTTCAAAATCTTCAGGACAAGTTACTTCAGGTAAAGAGTAAACTGCGATAGTTATCGTTTCAGTTCCGGCACAAGCGCCCGGTGCTGTGTAAGTAACTTCATGGTAACCGGGACCGGCTAAAGCAGGATCAAAATCATATCCGGTAACGCCGGGTCCTGAGAAGGTACCACCATAAGGCTCTAAATCATAATCTAATTCAAATGTATCCCAATCAATACATACTTCATAATATTCTGGTTCCCAATAAATATATTCAGGCTCTACAACTACAAACGTTGCTGTTTCTTCTACAACACAGCCACCACTTTCATAAGTGTAAGTTATTGTGTGTTCACCATAGCCTGCATCATACGGATTGAAAAAGTTTCCTGATACGCCTGGACCTGAGAATGTACCACCCTCAGGAGTTACCAATGATGTCATATCAAAATCACTATCATCTTCGGAGCAGAATTCATCTTCCGGGTCGTCAAATGTAACAGTCGGTGGATCATTTACTACTATAGTAATTTCATCATAAACTGTACAAGGACCATTGTAACCCTGCCAGCGTAATACGTAAGTACCTGATTGTGAGAATGTTACAGTTGTGCTGTATGAATCTCTGTCTTCAATATCTACAGGATCTTGTGGATTTTCAGTAATCCATTCACCATAGGCAGTTCCTGCATATCCGCTTGGATCTGAACCTTCAATATCAAATTCAGTATTGATACAAGTTTCGCCACCTACGCCTGCAGTCCATTCGTCAAGTTCATTCCAGAAAGTAACATATACATAGTCAGATGAAGTAGCGCAATCTGTTTCAATAGTCCATTCAAATGAATATGTTCCATAATCAGTTACAGTAACTGATGTGTTATACATACTTGCATCAGCGAAATCAGCATCACCAATATTATCAATTGAGCTATACCACATTCCTGTTTCGCCAAGAATTGGAACACTGCCAAAAAGATTTGTAGTCAAACCGCAAACATTCTGGTCAAATCCTGCATCAGCAGGTGTAGGTGCTTCGCCTAAACCAAAAGATATGTCATCTGAATTTGACTCGCAAATACCGTTTGGATCTGAAACAGTCCATAGTAAAGTATAGTCACCATAAGAATCTGTCTCAAAAGTAGCGTCAGGGTATGTAGCATTATCAAAGTAATATTCAGCATCTTCAGGTGCTGATGTTACTGTCCACATGCCTGTACCGACTGTCGGTGGAGTTGCATTTAAAAATACAACTAAGTCACCACAATCATATTCTTCATAAGCTGCTACGGCGTCACTTATTTCAGGACTCCATGTAACAGTGACTTCATCATAAGTTTCAGGACATATAGTTCCTTCAAAGAACCACTCATCATATTCAGGATAGATAGTCCAAACAAATACATAAGTACCTTCTCCACCTTCAGGGATAGTTACTTCAGTATTTGGATCTTCATAATCTTCAAAAATAGCGTCATAAGAACCCGGACCAGAAATTTGTTCCCATTCTCCATATCCAATTTCAGGTGTATTAGCGTTTAAGAATACAGAAACATTGCCGCAAACTTCGATATCTTCGCCTGCATCAGCAACTGTTGGCGCTTCTTCGAAAATAACCATTATAGCTGCATAATTAGCATCATTGTATTCAATATCATATTCTTCATCATAGTAAATGTCATCGCAAGCACCACCTGAGCTAACACTCCAAATGAAATAATATAATCCATATCCAGGAACAGTTACAGTAACTTCAGGAGAATTTGCATTAGGTGAAAATGTAACATCTCCATCAATTTCACTTTCGAAATATGGAACTGCTACCCATGTTCCTGTACCTGAAGTAGGTGCTACAGCTTCAAGGTCTATAGTTAAGCTGTTACAAACTCCTGCAAAACCAAAAGGTGGACCCTCTTGAAACTCTTCATCGAACCAACCTGTTAAAATCTCAGCTTCTGAAGGTGGTTCAGTAAGTGTTATAGTAACATCATCAAAAGTAGGATTACATCCGTTTTGAGTAATTGTCCAACGGAATACATAAGTTCCGTAAGCATCTAATTCTATTTCATCATTGTATGCTAGCTCTTCCAAATCAACATCAGTTAAAGAAGAACCTGAAGGTTTAGAGATAATAGTCCAGGTACCTGTTGCCGGTGATGGATCATTACCTTCCATATCTACAAAATATTCTGTATAGTCGCACAAGTCCTGGTCAGGACCTGCATTAGCAATCGGACCATTTTGATAAGCATCAACAATAAATTCTACTCTGTTTCCAGATTCTAAACCTGTTTTATTGCTTACTGCGGCAATCCAGAATGATGTTTCGCCAGCTGCAGTTGGTGTCAAGTTAAGTGATAAATAAGCAAAGCCACCAAAATAAGCAGTACCGCCGATTTCAGCGTCATAAGCTCTGAATTTATGCTGGTCAGTACCATTACCCGGATTTGGTCCGGTAGGTGTTAAAATATGCGTATTTGTAAGACAAACTTCTGCAGATGTATACGGCAAAGTAGCATCCTGCGGTAAAGTCGTAACAGGTGCACCATTTCTCCATGCACTCTTTCCACCATTGAGAGTACTACGCACTCTGTAGTAATAAGTTGTGTTTGGCGTAATGTCTGTTGGGGGAGCATCTTCAATATCAAAATCATTAATATCGCCTATATCAAGATTAGTGTACCAAACTAATCCTGTAGCAAAAGTACTTGATAAAGATGCAGTTAATTCAAATCCATCCCAGTCACCTGATGGAGGATTAGTCCAATTCATTCTGAAAGAAGTGAAAGTAACATTATCAGCAAATACTGAAGCCGGTCTTTCAGGAAGCGTAGTGAAAGAGCGAGGATTATTGGTTACATCAGATAAGTTGTACCCATCTCCGTCAAATTCAAAAGCTTTTACGGTATATTCCGTACCGGGCTGAAGCCCTGTAATTGTTACAATTCTACCCGTACCGGTAGCCGAAAAAACAACTCTGGTATCAGAGCTTATTATTTCAGCTGAGCCAAAGTTTGCGTTTGCAGGTGAATAGAAATCATCAACATCAGTTGGGTTATCTGATATAGAATTTCCTTCTTCAATTACAATAATTCTACCATCACCATTACCTCTTGTACCAACAATAACTCTCACCGAAGTGGCAGCTATGTTACTAAAAGAGATGTTACTGGATTGGGTGGAAGGCTGCGCAAACAACTCTGCTGATGAAAGCATGACTAATAATAAGCCTGCTGTCAATATCGAGAGTAAACGTTGCATAATATAATACCTTTAAAAAAGTTAAACATTTATGTTAGTTAAAAAAAATCTATTTGTTTCACTTGTTCTTAACATATCCGAAATAATATTTTTCAGACATACTAAAATACAAATATATATTCAAATGACAAAATAATTTTTCAAATTCAGTAATTTTATTCAAAAATAATAAGTATAAATACCTAAT
This is a stretch of genomic DNA from Ignavibacteriota bacterium. It encodes these proteins:
- a CDS encoding T9SS type A sorting domain-containing protein, with product MQRLLSILTAGLLLVMLSSAELFAQPSTQSSNISFSNIAATSVRVIVGTRGNGDGRIIVIEEGNSISDNPTDVDDFYSPANANFGSAEIISSDTRVVFSATGTGRIVTITGLQPGTEYTVKAFEFDGDGYNLSDVTNNPRSFTTLPERPASVFADNVTFTSFRMNWTNPPSGDWDGFELTASLSSTFATGLVWYTNLDIGDINDFDIEDAPPTDITPNTTYYYRVRSTLNGGKSAWRNGAPVTTLPQDATLPYTSAEVCLTNTHILTPTGPNPGNGTDQHKFRAYDAEIGGTAYFGGFAYLSLNLTPTAAGETSFWIAAVSNKTGLESGNRVEFIVDAYQNGPIANAGPDQDLCDYTEYFVDMEGNDPSPATGTWTIISKPSGSSLTDVDLEELAYNDEIELDAYGTYVFRWTITQNGCNPTFDDVTITLTEPPSEAEILTGWFDEEFQEGPPFGFAGVCNSLTIDLEAVAPTSGTGTWVAVPYFESEIDGDVTFSPNANSPEVTVTVPGYGLYYFIWSVSSGGACDDIYYDEEYDIEYNDANYAAIMVIFEEAPTVADAGEDIEVCGNVSVFLNANTPEIGYGEWEQISGPGSYDAIFEDYEDPNTEVTIPEGGEGTYVFVWTIYPEYDEWFFEGTICPETYDEVTVTWSPEISDAVAAYEEYDCGDLVVFLNATPPTVGTGMWTVTSAPEDAEYYFDNATYPDATFETDSYGDYTLLWTVSDPNGICESNSDDISFGLGEAPTPADAGFDQNVCGLTTNLFGSVPILGETGMWYSSIDNIGDADFADASMYNTSVTVTDYGTYSFEWTIETDCATSSDYVYVTFWNELDEWTAGVGGETCINTEFDIEGSDPSGYAGTAYGEWITENPQDPVDIEDRDSYSTTVTFSQSGTYVLRWQGYNGPCTVYDEITIVVNDPPTVTFDDPEDEFCSEDDSDFDMTSLVTPEGGTFSGPGVSGNFFNPYDAGYGEHTITYTYESGGCVVEETATFVVVEPEYIYWEPEYYEVCIDWDTFELDYDLEPYGGTFSGPGVTGYDFDPALAGPGYHEVTYTAPGACAGTETITIAVYSLPEVTCPEDFEVCINDDWIELDVASPSGGWYSGDGISGDNFIPGDAGLGEHTITYYYYDDNTNCQNSCEFTITVNAAPDASFSDDYDEVCDNGGSIDLSTYVTNPGGTFSGTGVSGNYFDPEGLDGDYEITYSITNEDGCSDEDYMTIYVNVAPVITSFENVGPVCVGSQPFTFTAEPEGGSYSGSYVSGNEFDPSTVGEWDVTYTVTDENGCTSEMTITVEVIAAPEAEFTEAFEEICEGSTTLVNLLDYVNPPDGAEVSFSGTGVSGDNFDPTDLEPGDYTITYEVTVGECSDLTTQDITINALPEISCPFDLVSCIDHPLQELSEITGASPSGGVYSGTGVSDGFFNPSIAGAGEHTITYTITDSETGCSNSCEFTFLVNPLPEVVCPEDFEVCINANPVTLSGASPTGGNYSGEGVESGIFDPSVAGAGDHVITYTYIALTGCVNTCTFTITVNPLPELDCPEDFEVCIDADAINLTELGALPDGGYFSGDGVLSDVFTPSVAGADDHTITYTYTDPETGCVNTCTFTITVNPLPEVDCPEDFEVCVDAEAIDLTELGASPEGGSFSGEGVESDIFDPSVAGVDVHTITYTYTDSETGCVNTCTFEITVNALPVVEWDDEYSSVCADGDEFALTGGYPTGGVYSGAGVYEEEGAYYFDPSEAGAGSHTLTYTYTDENDCVNSITNSVQVDAIVLADAGDDDNIAGYTYELSANTPSAGMGTWTLVDGPEEATADFADENDPTTEVTVSEYGVYTFGWEIINGACYAYDEVEVTFTSLESEPTALRIDLPAGPFITGQSFNITVVVVDGNGDPVNPNADVDFTLDVYTGISALSGQLTGTIPTTGTSLVRTITLDADDETLGEAGIVLVAMDDDAILNDGYSNAFNLLPIVPPNQATNMNFTNVTTSSLTASWTTGVDAVGSVVVAARRNNIIPLSVQLSAGTAYNAGTSTWNDGTNLASNTFVAYVGTGETVDITDLASNRNYAFKVYAYNGSGSVINYNNTNADLESNNRVTSTLKGAFDIEDLPLVGDNILSSSYLTPNPARDNVSLTIDLSQSANVTVSFFTADGKQVLLPVSGTDFNAGRHSFNIPLKGLAAGVYSVVISAGNEVIIENVVVMP